The following are from one region of the Stanieria cyanosphaera PCC 7437 genome:
- a CDS encoding valine--tRNA ligase, which translates to MTATTPILSAQYDPTDTEAKWQKYWEEQEVFKADPNHPGEPYCIVIPPPNVTGSLHMGHAFEHSLIDTLIRYHRMIGRNTLWLPGTDHASIAVSAILDNQLKAEGTTRYDIGRETYLAKAWQWKEESGSTILNQLRRIGVSVDWSRSRFTMDEGLSHAVKTAFIQLHEEGLIYRGNYLVNWCPATQSAVSDLEVENQEVDGHLWHFRYPLSDGNGYVEVATTRPETMLGDTGVAVNPNDERYKNLIGNTLTLPIIGREIPIFADELVDPEFGTGCVKVTPAHDPNDFEMGQRHNLPFINIMNKDGTLNENAGEFEGQDRFVARKNVVKKLEELGVLVKVEDYKHSVPYSDRGKVPVEPLLSTQWFVKIEPLATKALAFLDQQDSPHYVPDRWKKVYRDWLVKLKDWCISRQLWWGHQIPAWYVVSETDEEITDTTPYIVAYNEAEARQKAIAEYGENIQLEQDHDVLDTWFSSGLWPFSTMGWPQETIDLKTYYPTTTLVTGFDIIFFWVARMTMMAGHFTNQMPFRDVYIHGLVLDEKGQKMSKSKNNGIDPLLMIDKYGADALRYTLIKKVAGAGQNISFDYDRQTDESSSVEASRNFANKLWNAARFVMMNLDGKTPQQLGEPDLENLELCDAWILSRYHQVVKQTRNYIEAYGLGEAANGLYDFIWGDFCDWYIELIKTRLWQDNSSESRCIAQQTLAYILEGILKLLHPFMPHITEEIWQTLTQVEGKEVLALQNYPEIQANLINPELEQDFDLIFGVIRTIRNLRAEAGIKPGTKITVILQTENSQEIQTIESGKTYIQDLAKVEQLKLTQSLTEDYGQAIAGVIGTIQTLIPLTGIVDIAALRSKLEKNLAKVEAEVKSLSGRLSNPGFVNKAPAEVVQGAKEALAEAEKQAEILRERLNRLK; encoded by the coding sequence ATGACTGCAACTACACCAATTCTATCTGCTCAATACGACCCTACTGATACCGAAGCTAAATGGCAAAAATACTGGGAAGAACAAGAAGTTTTTAAAGCCGATCCCAATCATCCAGGTGAACCCTATTGTATTGTCATTCCGCCACCGAATGTTACAGGTAGTCTTCATATGGGACACGCTTTTGAACATTCTTTAATTGATACGCTGATCCGCTATCACAGAATGATTGGACGCAATACCCTCTGGTTACCTGGTACTGATCACGCCAGTATTGCAGTGAGTGCCATTTTAGATAATCAGCTAAAGGCAGAAGGAACAACTCGCTACGATATTGGCAGAGAAACTTATTTAGCTAAAGCTTGGCAGTGGAAAGAAGAGTCAGGCAGCACTATTCTCAATCAATTAAGAAGAATTGGGGTTTCGGTTGATTGGTCGCGGTCGCGATTTACAATGGATGAGGGTTTATCTCATGCCGTCAAAACTGCTTTTATTCAACTCCACGAAGAAGGATTAATTTATCGAGGTAATTATTTAGTTAATTGGTGTCCTGCTACTCAATCAGCAGTTTCGGATTTAGAAGTAGAGAATCAAGAAGTAGACGGACATCTCTGGCATTTTCGTTATCCTCTTAGTGATGGAAATGGTTATGTTGAAGTAGCGACTACTCGTCCTGAAACGATGTTGGGTGATACGGGGGTAGCAGTTAATCCTAACGATGAGCGCTATAAAAATTTAATCGGTAACACTTTAACTCTACCAATTATAGGAAGAGAGATTCCGATTTTTGCCGATGAGTTGGTCGATCCTGAGTTTGGTACTGGTTGTGTTAAAGTTACTCCTGCCCACGATCCGAACGATTTTGAAATGGGACAACGGCATAACTTGCCCTTCATCAACATCATGAATAAGGACGGTACTCTCAATGAAAATGCAGGAGAGTTTGAAGGACAGGATCGTTTTGTTGCCCGTAAAAATGTAGTTAAAAAGTTAGAAGAATTAGGAGTATTAGTTAAGGTAGAAGATTATAAACATAGTGTTCCTTATAGCGATCGCGGTAAAGTTCCAGTTGAACCACTTCTTTCTACCCAATGGTTTGTTAAAATTGAACCTCTAGCAACTAAAGCTTTAGCATTTTTAGACCAACAGGATTCTCCTCACTATGTACCCGATCGCTGGAAAAAAGTCTATCGTGATTGGTTAGTTAAACTAAAGGATTGGTGTATCTCACGTCAGTTGTGGTGGGGTCATCAAATTCCTGCTTGGTACGTAGTCTCAGAAACAGATGAAGAGATTACCGATACTACTCCCTACATTGTTGCCTATAACGAAGCAGAAGCCCGACAAAAAGCTATTGCCGAATACGGGGAAAATATTCAATTAGAACAAGATCATGATGTCCTCGATACCTGGTTCTCTTCTGGTTTATGGCCCTTTTCAACAATGGGTTGGCCTCAAGAAACTATTGATTTAAAAACCTATTATCCTACTACTACCCTAGTTACTGGTTTTGATATTATCTTCTTCTGGGTAGCTAGAATGACGATGATGGCAGGACATTTCACCAATCAAATGCCCTTTCGAGATGTTTATATCCACGGGTTGGTATTGGATGAAAAAGGACAAAAAATGTCCAAATCCAAAAACAATGGCATCGATCCGTTGTTAATGATTGATAAATATGGTGCGGATGCGCTGCGCTATACCTTAATTAAAAAAGTAGCAGGTGCAGGACAAAATATCAGCTTTGATTATGACCGCCAAACCGATGAATCCTCTTCTGTAGAAGCATCTCGTAACTTCGCTAACAAACTTTGGAATGCTGCTAGATTTGTAATGATGAATCTAGACGGTAAAACACCACAGCAACTAGGCGAACCAGATCTAGAGAATTTGGAATTATGCGATGCCTGGATTTTATCTCGTTATCATCAAGTAGTTAAACAAACCAGAAATTACATCGAAGCTTATGGTTTAGGCGAAGCAGCTAACGGACTATATGATTTTATTTGGGGTGATTTTTGCGATTGGTATATTGAACTGATTAAAACTCGACTTTGGCAAGATAATAGTTCTGAATCTCGTTGCATTGCCCAACAAACCTTAGCTTATATTTTAGAAGGTATTTTAAAACTACTGCATCCTTTTATGCCTCATATTACTGAAGAAATTTGGCAGACTCTCACCCAAGTAGAGGGGAAAGAAGTACTTGCTTTACAAAACTATCCTGAAATTCAAGCAAATCTAATTAATCCCGAACTAGAGCAAGATTTTGATTTAATCTTCGGTGTAATTCGCACTATTCGCAATTTACGAGCAGAAGCGGGTATTAAACCAGGAACTAAAATCACAGTAATCCTACAAACGGAAAATTCTCAAGAAATTCAGACAATTGAATCAGGGAAAACTTACATCCAAGATTTAGCCAAAGTTGAACAACTCAAACTTACTCAAAGCTTAACCGAAGATTACGGACAAGCAATTGCTGGCGTAATTGGCACCATCCAAACCTTAATTCCTTTAACAGGTATTGTTGATATTGCTGCACTTCGTAGTAAATTAGAGAAAAATTTAGCTAAAGTAGAAGCAGAAGTGAAATCTTTATCTGGTCGTTTGAGCAACCCAGGCTTTGTTAACAAAGCACCAGCCGAAGTAGTCCAAGGTGCAAAAGAAGCTCTGGCAGAAGCAGAAAAACAAGCAGAGATTTTACGAGAACGATTAAACCGTCTGAAGTAA
- the argF gene encoding ornithine carbamoyltransferase, with translation MEQLQGRDLLGIADLSSEEIKNLLELAQQLKSGKLAPKCQKILGLLFYKASTRTRVSFTVAMYQLGGQVIDLNPSVTQVGRGEPIEDTARVLDRYLDILAIRTFAQKDLEIFAQYAQIPIINALSDLEHPCQILADLLTIKECFGSVEGITLSYVGDGNNVAHSLLIGGALMGMNVHIATPANHQPDSQILQQAQELAQNSSKIVVTQDPIAAVTEAQVIYTDVWASMGQENLADQRIPLFQPYQVNQELLSHADSEAIVLHCLPAHRGEEITEEVIEGKQSKVWDQAENRMHAQKALLVSLLGLS, from the coding sequence ATGGAACAATTACAAGGAAGAGATTTATTAGGAATAGCAGACTTAAGTTCAGAAGAAATTAAAAATTTATTAGAACTAGCCCAGCAATTAAAAAGTGGTAAGCTTGCACCAAAATGTCAGAAAATCCTAGGATTGTTATTTTACAAAGCTTCAACACGAACACGAGTTTCTTTTACCGTGGCGATGTATCAATTAGGCGGTCAAGTTATAGACCTTAATCCTAGTGTAACTCAGGTAGGAAGAGGAGAACCGATTGAAGATACAGCTAGAGTTTTAGACCGTTATTTAGATATTTTAGCAATTAGAACTTTTGCTCAAAAAGATTTAGAAATTTTTGCTCAATACGCACAAATACCAATTATTAATGCCCTAAGCGATTTAGAACATCCTTGTCAAATTTTGGCAGATTTATTAACAATTAAAGAGTGTTTTGGTTCTGTAGAAGGGATTACTCTTAGTTATGTTGGTGATGGTAATAATGTAGCCCATTCTCTTCTGATTGGAGGAGCTTTGATGGGAATGAATGTACATATTGCAACTCCAGCTAATCATCAACCAGATTCACAAATTTTGCAACAAGCTCAAGAATTAGCGCAGAATAGCTCAAAAATTGTCGTCACGCAAGACCCCATAGCAGCCGTAACAGAAGCACAAGTCATTTATACTGATGTCTGGGCAAGTATGGGACAAGAAAATTTAGCAGATCAAAGAATTCCTTTATTTCAACCCTATCAAGTCAATCAAGAGCTTTTGAGTCATGCTGATTCGGAAGCAATCGTTTTACATTGTTTACCTGCCCATCGAGGAGAAGAAATTACTGAAGAAGTGATTGAAGGCAAACAATCAAAAGTTTGGGATCAAGCGGAAAATAGAATGCACGCTCAAAAGGCTCTATTAGTCAGTTTGCTTGGTTTGAGTTAA
- the galE gene encoding UDP-glucose 4-epimerase GalE has protein sequence MNKKILVTGGAGYIGSHTVKQLGESGYDLVVYDNLSTGSPSAILYGELVVGDLNDTQSLSQVFKTNNFDAVLHFAASISVPESIVNPLDYYANNTRNTLNLLQCCQEFDVNKFVFSSTAAVYGDTKEYLVKETSPTMPVNPYGCSKLMSERIIQDYSRASNFKYVILRYFNVAGADHSGKIGQSGKKAAHLIKVGCDAALGRRDSVSIFGTDYSTPDGTGIRDYIHVEDLAMAHVNALVYLATNNESQILNCGYGQGYSVREVLTNIKNISGVDFTVIETARRPGDPACVVAAADKIRDLLGWQPKYNSLDTIVSTALAWEKRLAENLN, from the coding sequence ATGAATAAAAAAATTTTAGTGACTGGTGGTGCAGGATATATTGGTTCTCATACAGTTAAACAATTGGGTGAATCTGGTTATGATCTTGTTGTTTATGATAATTTATCTACTGGTTCACCGTCTGCCATACTTTATGGAGAATTAGTTGTCGGAGATCTCAACGATACACAAAGTTTATCTCAAGTATTTAAGACCAATAATTTTGATGCAGTTTTGCATTTTGCAGCTAGTATTTCCGTTCCTGAATCAATTGTAAATCCGCTTGATTATTATGCTAATAATACTCGTAATACTCTAAATTTATTACAGTGCTGTCAAGAGTTTGATGTAAATAAATTTGTATTTTCTAGTACTGCTGCTGTCTACGGTGATACTAAAGAATATTTGGTCAAAGAAACATCTCCGACTATGCCTGTAAATCCTTATGGATGTTCCAAATTAATGAGTGAAAGAATTATTCAAGATTATAGTAGAGCTTCAAATTTTAAATATGTAATTTTGCGTTATTTCAACGTAGCAGGAGCAGATCATTCTGGTAAGATTGGTCAATCAGGCAAAAAAGCTGCTCATTTAATTAAAGTTGGTTGCGATGCAGCTTTAGGTCGTCGTGATTCAGTAAGTATTTTTGGTACTGATTATTCTACTCCTGATGGAACTGGAATTCGCGATTATATTCATGTGGAAGATTTAGCAATGGCTCATGTCAATGCTTTAGTTTATTTAGCAACTAATAATGAAAGTCAAATTCTTAATTGTGGTTATGGTCAAGGATATAGTGTTCGAGAAGTTTTAACTAACATTAAAAATATTTCTGGTGTAGATTTTACCGTAATTGAAACAGCAAGAAGACCTGGAGATCCTGCTTGTGTCGTTGCTGCTGCTGATAAAATTCGCGATCTTTTAGGTTGGCAACCCAAATATAATTCTTTAGATACAATTGTTAGTACAGCTTTAGCTTGGGAAAAAAGATTAGCAGAAAATCTTAATTAA
- a CDS encoding Hsp20/alpha crystallin family protein produces MTLVRYNPWQEMNTLQRQLNRLFDDVLTPDNWAEFGNLAKVPAAELSETDEAFHLKLEVPGMEAKDLDIQVMADRVAISGERRSEIKEKTRSEFRYGKFSRVIPLPARIQNTNVTADYKDGILNLTLPKSEEEKNKVVKVNLGEATA; encoded by the coding sequence ATGACTTTAGTACGTTACAATCCCTGGCAAGAAATGAACACTCTACAACGTCAATTAAACAGATTATTTGATGATGTTTTGACTCCTGATAATTGGGCTGAATTTGGTAATTTAGCTAAAGTTCCCGCAGCCGAACTAAGCGAAACCGATGAAGCTTTTCACCTCAAACTAGAAGTTCCTGGCATGGAAGCCAAAGATTTAGACATTCAAGTAATGGCTGATCGAGTAGCAATTTCTGGTGAAAGAAGATCTGAAATCAAAGAAAAAACTCGTTCTGAATTCCGTTACGGTAAATTCTCTAGAGTAATTCCCCTACCCGCACGGATTCAAAACACCAACGTTACCGCAGACTACAAAGACGGTATCCTCAACCTCACTCTACCCAAGTCTGAAGAAGAAAAGAATAAAGTAGTGAAAGTAAATCTAGGTGAAGCTACTGCATAA
- a CDS encoding quinone-dependent dihydroorotate dehydrogenase: MLNFAKSFYPLLLFAAKNDPETSHRQLLDLLNQLQKSERSTWGKLTLQQLEKSFCCQDSRLKQQLWGLNFNNPLGLAPGFDKDGVAAGVWSSFGFGFAELGAVTFHAQSGNPRPRLFRLPLDYAALNRMGANNLGAAVMADTLEQTWQASPRQIPIGINLCKSKITPLEAAAGDYLESFLMLNELADYFVVNVSSPNTPGLRQLQASEQLEPILSTLQTANESQKPILIKIAPDLDWEAVTKVIDLVKTYRLAGIVASNTTIRRDGLKTSIVPATGNHIKDEAGGISGAPVKQRSTEIIRFIWQQTNGSIPIIGVGGIFNAEDAWEKIIAGASLLQVYTGWVYEGPWLVPNVLNGLLTKLNRYNLPDISAAVGLEHR, encoded by the coding sequence ATGCTGAATTTTGCTAAATCTTTTTATCCTTTACTATTATTTGCTGCTAAAAACGATCCAGAAACTTCTCACCGCCAACTTCTCGATCTGCTTAATCAACTACAAAAATCTGAGCGTAGTACTTGGGGAAAATTAACTTTACAACAATTAGAAAAATCGTTTTGTTGTCAAGATTCTCGATTAAAACAACAGCTTTGGGGACTAAATTTTAATAATCCCCTGGGTTTAGCTCCAGGATTCGACAAAGATGGGGTAGCAGCGGGAGTCTGGTCTAGCTTTGGCTTTGGTTTTGCTGAATTAGGAGCAGTTACTTTTCATGCTCAATCAGGCAATCCTCGTCCTCGTTTATTTCGTTTACCATTAGACTACGCTGCTTTAAATCGCATGGGAGCGAATAATTTGGGTGCAGCAGTTATGGCAGATACCCTAGAACAAACTTGGCAAGCCTCACCACGACAAATTCCCATTGGCATTAACTTATGTAAGTCTAAAATTACTCCTTTAGAAGCAGCAGCAGGAGACTATTTAGAAAGTTTTCTCATGCTCAATGAGTTGGCAGATTATTTTGTGGTTAATGTTAGTTCTCCTAATACTCCTGGTTTACGACAGTTACAAGCAAGTGAACAACTAGAACCGATTTTATCAACTTTACAGACAGCAAATGAATCACAAAAACCGATTTTAATTAAAATTGCACCCGATCTAGATTGGGAAGCGGTTACAAAAGTAATAGATTTAGTCAAAACTTATCGTTTGGCGGGAATTGTGGCGAGTAATACGACTATTCGTCGTGATGGTTTGAAAACAAGCATTGTTCCTGCAACGGGCAATCACATTAAAGATGAAGCAGGAGGAATTAGCGGTGCGCCAGTTAAACAAAGATCTACAGAAATAATTAGATTTATTTGGCAGCAAACCAACGGCTCAATTCCAATTATCGGCGTAGGTGGTATTTTTAATGCCGAAGATGCCTGGGAAAAGATTATTGCTGGTGCTAGTCTACTGCAAGTATACACTGGCTGGGTTTATGAAGGGCCTTGGTTAGTACCAAATGTTTTAAATGGATTGTTAACTAAATTAAACCGATATAATTTACCAGATATTTCAGCAGCAGTGGGATTAGAACATCGATAA
- a CDS encoding DUF6940 family protein: MTFNSLYKAFPVAESHRLKAFLIQYPTLKKLAIAEGNDIAKLFHGVYSSEQKDDPKLPELSLKSTGKYYPKKNLSLDNDMWKSQRELIDSDRIHKISIFCNDKQLTYSEVIELWQRDNNFREFFISLLADTPMTAYFWETPPVTKSSVKREVFEFVLIDSPKLADLEPDPSDFRQHFESASSEVVTFPNLGNDALLVVPCPITDIPQSTHIAAFVRNAPESQQHLLWQTVGRELKQKLNEQPIWVSTSGLGVYWLHVRLDSIPKYYCFEPYKQKLNLN; the protein is encoded by the coding sequence TTGACTTTCAATTCTCTCTACAAAGCTTTTCCCGTAGCAGAATCACACCGCCTTAAAGCTTTCTTAATTCAATATCCCACTCTAAAAAAGCTAGCGATCGCTGAAGGAAATGATATCGCTAAACTATTTCATGGGGTTTATTCTTCAGAGCAGAAAGATGATCCGAAACTGCCAGAATTATCATTGAAAAGTACGGGGAAATATTACCCCAAGAAGAACTTGAGTTTAGATAATGATATGTGGAAATCCCAGCGCGAACTAATTGATTCTGACCGTATCCATAAAATTTCTATCTTTTGTAACGATAAACAGCTAACTTATTCTGAAGTAATCGAACTGTGGCAACGGGATAATAACTTTAGAGAGTTTTTCATCTCTCTGTTAGCCGACACGCCCATGACAGCTTATTTTTGGGAAACACCACCAGTTACTAAATCTAGTGTAAAGCGAGAAGTATTTGAATTTGTCCTGATTGATAGTCCCAAATTAGCTGACCTAGAACCAGACCCTAGTGACTTCAGACAACATTTTGAATCGGCAAGCTCTGAAGTTGTAACCTTTCCCAATCTAGGAAACGATGCTTTACTTGTCGTACCTTGTCCCATTACTGATATACCACAGAGTACTCATATAGCTGCTTTTGTCCGAAATGCACCCGAATCTCAACAGCATTTATTATGGCAAACCGTCGGACGCGAGCTAAAACAAAAACTTAACGAGCAGCCGATCTGGGTCAGTACATCGGGGTTAGGAGTTTACTGGCTTCACGTTAGATTGGATTCAATTCCCAAGTATTACTGTTTTGAACCATATAAGCAAAAATTAAACCTTAATTAG
- a CDS encoding DarT ssDNA thymidine ADP-ribosyltransferase family protein, producing MNKPELKSLYYITHIENLPSILQKGILSHKKVDELGVSYTPIYDSTIVSKRKDKSTPERNSLWEYANLYFQPRNPMMYRVVNEKDKRDIAVVGVKPEVLNISGCMISDGNAANDPTNFFSLKEGLKILNQQWKIIQSDWWKEDDGSKRKIMAECLIPEQISPSLIHSIFVADHKAKERVEQIIGSAKISVVPESHIFFLPRSLTRISSNLSLIDGDMFFSHMQTLTISVNIQGIMGKGLASRAKYQFPDVYVVYQDACRNKQLTATKPYLYKREASLDQELADLSFPLATPNAIKWFLLFSTKRKWQDNSRLEDIEAGLNWVRNNYREVGIQSLAMPALGCGLGNLNWADVGRIMCRYLHGIEIPVAIYLPREHQIDPNYLTSDYLLM from the coding sequence ATGAATAAACCCGAACTTAAAAGTCTTTATTACATTACACATATTGAGAATTTACCATCAATACTTCAAAAAGGAATTTTATCTCATAAAAAAGTTGATGAACTAGGAGTTTCATATACGCCAATTTATGACAGCACGATTGTCAGTAAACGTAAAGATAAATCTACTCCTGAAAGAAATAGTTTATGGGAATACGCCAATTTATATTTCCAGCCACGTAATCCGATGATGTATCGGGTAGTTAATGAAAAAGATAAAAGGGATATTGCCGTTGTTGGAGTTAAACCAGAGGTATTAAACATTTCAGGATGTATGATTTCAGACGGTAATGCTGCTAACGATCCTACTAATTTTTTCTCTCTCAAAGAAGGATTAAAGATACTTAATCAACAATGGAAAATTATTCAAAGTGATTGGTGGAAAGAGGATGATGGTTCAAAAAGAAAAATAATGGCTGAATGTTTGATTCCTGAACAAATTAGTCCTAGCTTAATTCATTCAATTTTTGTAGCCGATCATAAAGCTAAAGAGCGAGTTGAACAAATTATAGGTTCAGCTAAAATTTCTGTTGTTCCTGAATCTCATATATTCTTCTTACCTAGATCTCTAACTCGTATTTCAAGTAATCTTTCTTTAATCGATGGAGATATGTTCTTTTCCCATATGCAGACTTTGACAATTAGCGTCAATATTCAAGGCATAATGGGTAAGGGATTAGCTTCAAGGGCAAAATATCAATTTCCTGACGTATATGTTGTATATCAAGATGCGTGTAGAAATAAACAGCTTACTGCTACAAAACCTTATTTATATAAACGTGAAGCTTCTTTGGATCAAGAATTAGCAGATCTAAGTTTTCCACTTGCTACTCCTAATGCAATCAAATGGTTTTTGTTGTTTTCAACTAAACGAAAATGGCAAGATAATTCTCGTCTAGAGGATATTGAAGCAGGTTTGAATTGGGTGAGAAATAATTATAGGGAGGTTGGAATTCAATCACTAGCAATGCCTGCTTTGGGTTGTGGTTTAGGAAATTTAAATTGGGCTGATGTAGGAAGAATAATGTGTCGTTATTTACATGGAATAGAAATACCAGTTGCTATTTATCTTCCACGTGAACATCAAATCGATCCAAACTATTTAACTAGTGATTACTTACTTATGTAA
- a CDS encoding DUF3288 family protein has protein sequence MSNQDQIHPREKSDRVVIDNLLNAQPNDYHLVELARLRIRYHNFPGAREIQKDLDRVLQQWQLTEAQLYAKTREIHENGQVYRRKIKDQDQQDWT, from the coding sequence ATGAGTAATCAAGACCAAATTCATCCTAGGGAAAAAAGCGATCGCGTTGTGATCGATAATTTATTAAATGCACAACCCAATGATTATCATTTAGTAGAATTAGCACGTTTAAGAATTCGCTATCATAACTTTCCTGGTGCGCGTGAGATACAGAAAGATTTAGATCGAGTTTTACAGCAATGGCAGTTAACTGAAGCCCAATTATATGCCAAAACTCGCGAAATCCATGAGAATGGTCAAGTCTATCGCCGTAAAATTAAAGATCAAGACCAACAAGATTGGACATAA
- a CDS encoding WD40 repeat domain-containing protein, with protein MQWLGRNHLSFKIQSLITVTAILLSLSNFLVQAREVPSIEEKIPENKVETIPDSNIITSSQSWREVKLLHTLPEHQTSVDSLLFTPDNQTLISGGGTNDPEMRFWSVATGEQLTQVRAQRTAILAMAMSRDGKILISGGEDAGINFWDWETGKYQTTLLSHQNSVTSLAIAPDNQVLVSGGLDGIKVWNLAYSPQRPIYTLAEIGNPTNVLSISPNGYLLASGNGDGIVKFWNLRTGTLVSEFTAHQQTITGLVFSEDGNSLITASHDRTIKIWDLASGQLLKTLQGHTGMIRAIALHPDEQILASGGNDGIFLWNLQNGEVITQLQEHHNWIQSLAFSPNGKYLASGGFDATVKIWTGVAGINDQ; from the coding sequence ATGCAATGGCTGGGTAGAAATCATTTAAGTTTTAAAATACAGTCGTTAATTACTGTAACTGCTATTTTATTAAGTTTAAGCAACTTTTTAGTACAAGCTAGAGAAGTTCCTTCTATTGAAGAAAAAATACCCGAAAATAAAGTAGAAACTATTCCTGATTCTAATATAATAACTAGTTCTCAATCTTGGCGCGAGGTTAAATTACTACATACTTTACCAGAGCATCAAACCTCAGTTGATTCTTTACTTTTTACTCCTGATAATCAAACACTAATTAGTGGTGGAGGAACAAACGATCCAGAAATGAGATTTTGGTCGGTTGCTACAGGAGAACAACTAACTCAAGTCCGCGCTCAACGTACCGCTATACTTGCAATGGCAATGAGTAGAGATGGTAAAATTTTGATTAGCGGTGGAGAAGATGCGGGAATCAATTTTTGGGATTGGGAAACAGGCAAATATCAAACAACTTTGCTATCTCATCAAAATAGTGTCACTTCTCTAGCGATCGCACCTGATAATCAAGTTTTAGTTAGTGGTGGCTTAGATGGGATTAAAGTTTGGAATTTAGCTTATTCTCCTCAACGTCCCATTTATACTTTAGCTGAGATTGGTAATCCTACTAATGTCCTCTCTATTAGTCCCAATGGTTATCTTTTGGCTAGTGGTAATGGAGATGGCATAGTTAAATTTTGGAATTTACGAACAGGAACTTTAGTCTCTGAATTTACTGCTCATCAACAAACTATTACTGGATTAGTTTTTAGTGAGGATGGTAACAGTTTAATTACCGCTAGTCACGACCGTACCATTAAAATTTGGGATTTGGCTTCAGGACAACTGTTAAAAACATTACAAGGACATACAGGCATGATTAGAGCGATCGCACTTCATCCTGATGAACAAATCTTAGCTAGTGGTGGCAACGATGGTATTTTTCTATGGAATTTGCAAAATGGAGAAGTAATTACTCAGCTTCAAGAGCATCACAATTGGATTCAGTCTCTAGCTTTTAGTCCCAATGGCAAATATCTAGCTAGTGGCGGTTTTGATGCGACGGTCAAAATCTGGACTGGAGTGGCAGGTATTAATGATCAGTAA
- a CDS encoding NYN domain-containing protein, with translation MSPPSYQAKLLVDGYNIIGAWSQLKESRDLYGLEAARRELIEALINYAALRTYQTQIVFDAHYQKTPSYSEEYTSFLSVYYTAFAETADTYIERLCAAFRSNKYQDKYARIIVATSDRAQQLTVTGYGAEWLSAQKLAGEVEIATTKMRRKKRSNKKSSGRLLFNSLDPVSQQILQQWRQGN, from the coding sequence ATGTCCCCCCCTTCCTACCAGGCAAAATTACTGGTTGATGGCTACAATATCATCGGTGCGTGGTCTCAATTAAAAGAAAGTCGCGATCTTTATGGGTTAGAAGCAGCCCGTAGAGAACTAATTGAAGCTTTAATTAATTATGCTGCGCTTCGGACATATCAAACTCAAATCGTGTTTGATGCTCATTATCAAAAAACACCAAGTTATAGCGAAGAATATACTTCTTTTTTATCTGTGTATTACACTGCCTTTGCAGAAACAGCAGATACATACATAGAAAGACTTTGTGCTGCGTTTCGCAGTAATAAATATCAAGATAAATATGCTCGAATTATTGTAGCAACAAGCGATCGCGCTCAACAACTAACAGTCACAGGATACGGTGCCGAATGGCTTTCTGCTCAAAAATTAGCAGGAGAAGTAGAAATAGCTACTACAAAAATGAGGCGAAAAAAAAGGTCTAATAAAAAATCATCAGGAAGACTGTTGTTTAATTCCCTAGATCCAGTTTCTCAACAGATTTTGCAACAATGGCGCCAGGGAAACTAA